The DNA window CCTACTCAAAGCAAAGATCATCCTCCAGGAGATGTGCTGGCGTGGTACAGACTGGAAAGATTCCCTGACAGACaacttttgtccaaaatgggaACAGTGGAGTGATCTGGCTGACCTAGATAATGTCACCATACCTTGCAAGTACTCACCTGCTGGTTTTGCAAAAGTGTCAAAGACAGAGCTGCACCATTCTCTGATGCCAGTTTGAAGGATAAGCAACATGCTCAAGGAGGAACCTGGATACACTGATAGCAAAGAGTTTTTCCTTACTTTAGTCATGCTTTTATTAGGGGATAAATGCACACGTCAGAACTTATGCCTATGCATGCTACAATAAAACAGAGAAGAGTTAAGTTACAGTCAAATAATGCATGATTTAAGAACCAGATGTAAAGACTttgcgtctatcacatgaataCATTAGAATCTATTAATATGTTAAATACAGATGCAAATGCAGATATGAAACAACCACTCAACTGTTACATGGAAAATATTAAACTGAAATGCACCATATTCATATAGTTGAGCATTTAATTCCAAATACATCTACAGTCCCATTACATTACACGACTAATTATGTTATTGAGTATTTGAAAGATTaattgaaatgtttgtttttttaatgattaataATGAATATATGTGTTCTACGTGTCATCACAATTCCCAAGGCAAGTAGCGAATGTTCCCACAAGAGATGGATTACAAAATAACAAtggaaacaaactgaacaaaacccAAGACCAAAGACACCTTcagctctcctctctctgtccgAAGCCACTCCCACCAGACCAACCAGTATCTATGAATCATGACTACAATCTTAACACAGCTATGTAGCTAAAAGGCAACAATTGTAGTTTTCAACAagtattaatattttaaatatgtcaGTTTGTAATGTTAAAAACATCCTGTTTAGTACACATCGTATGGATTAAGCCCAATTTTATCTGAAATTTTTTGCCACCAACATATTTTAGAATCAGACCAAATTTCAGCCAGACATGAAGTTTGAGAATCCAAGACATAGAAGTGAATAAAATGCATGTCTGTGCAGCTTATTGTGATAACTAACAACACAATGAACTGCAGCTCAACTTGCTGTTAGTCATAAGTAAAAAAATATCTCCCCTGTGGGTTGGTGTCGTTGTGTTGATGCGTTGTAGATCAGCAAACATAACGCCATCATCAGTGAGGTCACCTGACTGCATGTTCTGACAGATCAGAATGAGCCCTCACCTCCCTATCTGAGACATCAATGAGATATTTTGTTGTCAGTGTTGTCAGTTTTGGCCAGTGAATTACACGTGTGAGTACAGACTACACAGAGGTATGTGTCTGTGTTAAATTAATGGTGAATTCAACCTCTTTCCAGACTTTACAACATCTTAAGTAGCCCACATTGTGAAGATGGTAACTAAAAATAGAGAAGCAGACATGACATATATAATAGAGTAAGccttgtcaattttttttgccatccTGGTCCAGTAGCCgggtttctcctcctccttgctGCTGCTGAGTAGACTCATTTTTCTGTCGATCTCTCCAAGCTCATCCGAGACCTTTTCCAAGGCAAGAGACACGTCCGTCAgctggctgctgctgccctGTAGTAGGAATTTAGTAGAACGGTAATGAGATTATAGATCATAGGACACTGTCAGCTGATTcattcagtttctgttttttgttatgAGTAAAATATTATTGTCTAAAGAACTGAAAAATTCCATCTACAAAAATATCAACAGCATCTTTTCCATGCAAACATAATTCATGTCTGCTTGaccttttttccatttgtgtaAACCAACCCTTTGAAATGTGGTTCTGACCTCTTTGGGCACAGATGTTTCATCAGCAGATTCATCTTTTGCAGACGCACAGTGAAAACGTTTCTTCATCCCTGGAAGGACATAACAGACACACATTTCAGCAATGATATGAAAGTGATTATTATTCCATGAGTGAACATAGTAAGTCTTTATGTCAGTGTATTCTCACCTCTGAAACAGCTGTGGAAGTTGCCTTTGTCCAGTTTGTCCTCACGGCTCTCATTCAGGCTTCGGTCTCTGTCAGTCTCATCATCCTGGAAGTCTTTCTCCATCAGATACATCACAAAAATTGTCTCCATGAGGCTGAGCATCATCATACCAAAAACCCCAATGCAGTAAGTTGCTGGGAAGAGTAAAAAGCATCATTAATGTGGAAAAATTTCAATCCATTGTGTCAATATGTGATGTTCTTGTTCTATGAAGAGCACTTCAAATAAATCAGGGCTCTTTACCTATAAGTGGGATCGTGTCTGATGAGGTTGGCAAAACATCATTGAGaagaagctgcatcactgtgacAGCAAGCAGCACAGTGACCTTGAAGCTGAGCTTCTCACCACCTCTGTGGGAGATCAAGAGGGAGGCCAAGTCcagacacaagaagaagaagacaggcAGCAAGAAGTTGGCAACGTAGAGGACAGACCTCCTCTTCATGGTGAGCTGACAATATTACGGTGAAGTAAATATTGTATCAAcgtaaatagatttttgctgaAAGAAACAGTCAACAAATTGAAATACCAAAAGTATAAGTACATGCACTAGATTGTTTAGGTTGTCACCCTGTGaatgagtgtgactgtttgtcccCTGTAAAGAAATGTTTACTTTTATGACATGTTAGGGGTTTCCTTTTTCCAACTCTGTTTATCTTCAGCTCACAGTGGATGTTTCAGTTTGTACTATTCCTCCCAATATTTCAGACTGTTCTGCTGACCGTCAAACACAAATTATGTCCATATAAACTTGGTAAGAcctgtttttttcttacaaaagaACTGCACAGCTAATGAAGCAAATCTAACTTGGTGCCAAACAGATTGAAAGTTGTCATAACAAGTTTGCCAGTGGAAAGCTTACAATGCGAAGCAGCAACAGCAAGAAAAGTTGAGTTTGCATTAGCAGTAAAGTAACACAGTGTCAGTCTGATATATGGAAGTATACCTGGAACACAGGAGTGAATCTAATCTTCAGAGAGATTAAGacgaaaatatcaaaaatactgTGAGCTGAACACAGAGagactttggaaaataaagcttttcagtGGTAATGGAACAGTTCTGTGTCTTCATCCAGAAATACTTACAAAGTAGACAACCACAGTTTGGTTGATGTTATAAAAGGTGTCAAGTGAGGTGTTGGATGTCAAGTCGACGAACAGCCATTCGTACTGCGTTCGCATCACCTTAATAGACTCCTCTTTTAGTGCTTTATGGTTTTTGTTGAAGAGTATCTGCACTTCTTTATCTGAAATGGGGGGAAAAGGCGTGAGGTGACACCTGCAGATCAACAATGAAGGAATGAATGATGTTGTGTGTTTCAAGAAACcactgacagcacacatgaGCAGAACATGTTTGAGGCTCACCAGAGTACAAGACAGACTTGAAGGCGAAGGTGCATGTCTGAGTGTCGAAGGGAAACTTGTAAGTATGCATCTTACAGGTGCTGACCACCACCCGATCATCCCGATATTCAACCCAGCCCCGATTGTAAATTTTGAGGTAAGGACTCGGACGGATTTTGTCCTTCTCTGTCCTGTATGAGaacaaatgagaacaaaaacacatattATGGCAAATGCCTCATGCTTAAAGTGAATGTCACATAATTGCAACATCTATTAGACTGAAAAACAGATTACATTGTAGTGCAAATGGTAACTTACTGgagaaaatgtatttgaaatACAATTgagaacaaaagtttacatacatttGCAGAGATCACGTGAATCACTGTGATCTTTAGTTCCAATGACTCTTGAAACTCTTAATTTTGATGAtggaatcatttaaaaacacattctttGGTACAGAAAGCAGTCATGCATTATTGAATCCTTCATTGATTTCTTGTCGGTTTTCtggaaatgtgagaaaatctgctggaacaaaaatatacatacagcaatgctgATATTTGGTCAAATGCTTCTTGACCATTTTTATCTCAATTAGGTGATTTTGGTAGTTGTCCACAATCTTCTGATTGTATTGTTGCCCACTCCTCATGACAGAATTGACGCAGTTTGACTAAATTTGTTGGCATCCtgacacagacttgtttcttcagctcagtcaggttcttgatggggttTAAATCAAAACTTTGAGGAGCCAAGTCAAAAACCTCAACTCCAGCCTAACTGAGCCATTTCTTCACCAGttttaataatcataataataatcataataaattttatttgtaatgcacttttcatttaggCAAAATCTCCAAGTGCTTCACTGAAGATATAAAatcgataaaaacaaaacaatcagataaaatactcaaaaaaaacaaaactgaaatttcaGGGGCAGGTTTAATTAAAAGCTTTGTTAAAAGGAAAGGTCTGtaggccttttttaaaaaacatccacTATCTGTGGAGCTCTCAGGTGGTCAGGGAGGGAGTTCCATATGCAAGGGGTGGCTGAGGTGAAGGCTCTGTTTCCCGTCATCAAGTTTGGTTCTGGGCAGGCGGAGGAGGTGACAGTTATTGCTGCAGAGGTTTCTTTTTGATGATTGATGATAGATGAGTTCTTTATGATATTCCGGAGCATTGCCATGAATAAGTGAGAAGAGCAATTTTGTAGTGAATTCTGGAGGATATGGGGAGTCATTGGAGTGAACGGAGGATGGGTGTGATGTGGTGTTGCTTCCACACTCTCATCAGGATCCTAGCAGCGCTGTTTTGAATATACCCTAGCTTCTACAGACTGTTGCTAGGGATCCCCATGAGAAGTGTGTTGCAATAGTCCAGCCTGCAGGAAACAAAGGCGTGGATGAGTGTCTCTGTATCAGAGAGGGTGAGGGTGGAACGGAGTTTGGCAATATTTCTGAGGTGAAAAAATGATGATTTGCACAGATGTTTGATGTGTTTGTTGAATGTCAGGTAAGGGTCCAGTCTTACACCGAGGTTGGTAACTGCTGATGAGAGGGGAATGCCTTGATTGGAAATGGTGATGGTGGTTATGGAAGATATTGGACCTGATGAGGGGTGCCGACAAGAATGGCTCCAGTTTTGGAGCTGTTAAGCTGGAGAAAATTTTGACTCATCCAGGCCTTTGTCTCCTCCAAGCAGGTGGTCAGGGTGGACAGTGCTGATGAAGTTTATGGTGATAATGATGGTAATGACGATGAAGACGGCGGGGGAGCAGATGGGTTTGGGAGAGTGCTGAGATAAACctgtgtgtcatcagcatagcaaTGGAAAGAAATTCCATGCCAGCTGATGACACGGCCAATGGGGAGCATGTATTAAATGAATAGTTTTGGGCCAAGGACAGACCCTTGGGGGACACCGCAGGTGACAAGATGTGTCTGGGACTTGGCAACTCCAGGCTGACATACTCAGTCCTTCCAGATAGGTATGACATAAACCAGTCAAAGACAGTTCCAGAAAGTCTCATGTCAAAGTGGAGGTGATTGAGGAGGATATGGTGATCAACAGTgtcaaaagctgctgttaggTCGAGAAGGATAAGGAGTGAAGGAGAGCCAGCATATGGCACCATCAAAAGGTCATTTGTGACCCTGACCAGTGCTGTCTCAGTGCTGGGGTCAGAGTGGAAACCTAACTGGAATTTTTCAAAGACACTATGTTAATGTTAATGGTCCTGAAGTTGGGCAGCAACAAGTGTTTCCATTACCTTCGAAAGCCAAGGGAGATTGGAAATGGGCCTGTAGCTGGTCAGGGCTTTTGGGCTCATGGTGGATTTTTTGAGAAGTGGTTTAATGACGGCAGTTTTAAGCTCAAATGGAACATGGCCAGACTGGAGGGAGCGGTTTATTGTTGTTGTGATAAGAGGACTTATGGCAGAGAGATTTGATTTTATCAGGAATGTCGGAAAGGGGTCCAGTGCGCAGGAagatgatttcatttttttgatgaTGTCCTCAACTTCATGCTGTGAAACCTCAGTGAAGGGGGAAAGAGGTCCCTGGCTGGGGGCTggcagacagggcagaggggcaaGATAGCTGGAGAGATGAGAACAGATGGTGTTGATTTTGGTTTTGAAAAAGGTAACAAATTTATTACACTGGTCTTTttcacttttgatgtgtgtttaagGTCAACTATGTTCCATGTTTCTGATTGACTCTTGAAGACCGTGACCAATTATCTCTCAG is part of the Acanthochromis polyacanthus isolate Apoly-LR-REF ecotype Palm Island chromosome 19, KAUST_Apoly_ChrSc, whole genome shotgun sequence genome and encodes:
- the LOC110946023 gene encoding 5-hydroxytryptamine receptor 3A-like; translation: MMLTGFFFFLPLLTGLKTSDSEQQVPDGHEDESNLQLEENPGGVNEKTLGAPQVDAAGPEVPSEFPAGVDHKSAAGSLVGLATEDLRLTLAIREAEVRSRQLEVEVMNLRIQALKLQQGQPSSGGNTSSLESEELHGNETGDEANKDYKCRFQAVLDYLNLTKDNPKYTVSRPVKNHTAATLIYIDMAIYAILDVRERDQTFVTYIWIFLEWDNEYIDWTPSEFCGLEYITAPTEYLWMPDLTIKEMTEKDKIRPSPYLKIYNRGWVEYRDDRVVVSTCKMHTYKFPFDTQTCTFAFKSVLYSDKEVQILFNKNHKALKEESIKVMRTQYEWLFVDLTSNTSLDTFYNINQTVVVYFLTMKRRSVLYVANFLLPVFFFLCLDLASLLISHRGGEKLSFKVTVLLAVTVMQLLLNDVLPTSSDTIPLIATYCIGVFGMMMLSLMETIFVMYLMEKDFQDDETDRDRSLNESREDKLDKGNFHSCFRGMKKRFHCASAKDESADETSVPKEGSSSQLTDVSLALEKVSDELGEIDRKMSLLSSSKEEEKPGYWTRMAKKIDKAYSIIYVMSASLFLVTIFTMWAT